The following are encoded together in the Phenylobacterium sp. NIBR 498073 genome:
- a CDS encoding PaaI family thioesterase, whose amino-acid sequence MAQDTGMPFSNLMGVEIVERSKERVVGRLVVREDLCTAGGILHGGAFMAFADALGAIGGFLNLPAGARTTTLESKTNFLGAAKVGATVTGEAIPLHIGRRSSVWQTRITSAEGKLLALVLQTQMTVEA is encoded by the coding sequence ATGGCGCAGGACACCGGCATGCCCTTTTCCAACCTGATGGGGGTGGAGATCGTCGAGCGGAGCAAGGAGCGGGTGGTCGGCCGGCTGGTGGTGCGCGAGGACCTTTGCACCGCCGGCGGCATCCTGCACGGCGGGGCGTTCATGGCCTTCGCCGATGCGCTCGGCGCAATCGGCGGTTTCCTCAACCTGCCGGCAGGGGCGCGGACCACGACCCTGGAGTCGAAGACCAACTTCCTGGGCGCGGCCAAGGTCGGCGCGACCGTCACCGGCGAGGCCATACCGCTGCATATCGGCCGTCGCTCCAGCGTCTGGCAGACCCGCATCACCAGCGCCGAGGGCAAGCTGCTGGCCCTGGTGCTGCAGACCCAGATGACGGTCGAGGCTTAG
- a CDS encoding NAD(P)-dependent oxidoreductase, which yields MQTAFAGLDNPMFRPLARDGLTVTNSSAQAPAIAEYVTIHALSLLHPIAEQAARQRAHDWTPVNFREVGQTRWLIVGFGNIGREIARRAKAFGAEVEAVRRTPDPEGLADAVSTLVDLPRTLPAADVVVLACALNEETRDLADAAFFAAMKPGAILINIGRGGPLDEDALRAGLDRDQPAHAVLDVFQTEPLPADAWFWDHPKVRVTPHASNRGELTGARGDALFLENMGRYLRGEAMLNLTRAADIGAG from the coding sequence GTGCAGACCGCCTTCGCCGGCCTCGACAACCCGATGTTCAGGCCGCTGGCCCGGGATGGGCTGACCGTCACGAACTCCAGCGCCCAGGCCCCAGCCATCGCCGAATATGTGACCATCCACGCGCTCAGCCTGCTGCATCCGATCGCCGAGCAGGCGGCCCGCCAGCGCGCCCACGATTGGACGCCGGTGAACTTCCGCGAGGTCGGGCAGACCCGCTGGCTGATCGTCGGCTTCGGCAATATCGGCCGTGAGATCGCCCGGCGCGCCAAGGCGTTCGGGGCCGAGGTCGAGGCCGTCCGCCGCACGCCCGATCCGGAGGGTCTGGCCGACGCGGTGAGCACGCTCGTCGACCTGCCGCGCACCCTGCCGGCGGCCGACGTGGTGGTGCTGGCCTGCGCGCTCAATGAGGAGACCCGCGACCTGGCCGACGCGGCCTTCTTCGCGGCCATGAAGCCGGGCGCGATCCTGATCAACATCGGCCGCGGCGGTCCGCTCGACGAGGACGCCCTGCGCGCCGGCCTCGACCGCGACCAGCCGGCCCATGCGGTGCTCGACGTCTTCCAGACCGAGCCACTGCCGGCCGACGCCTGGTTCTGGGATCACCCGAAGGTGCGGGTCACGCCGCACGCCTCCAACCGCGGCGAGCTGACCGGCGCGCGCGGCGACGCCCTGTTCCTCGAGAACATGGGCCGCTACCTGCGCGGCGAAGCGATGCTCAACCTCACCCGCGCCGCCGACATCGGGGCCGGCTAA
- a CDS encoding MarR family transcriptional regulator: MEASADAVLRLVDAVGSAAERFAQLEDRMLADTGFTGARMRIAAVLAPDATRTAPQIARSLGLTRQAVQRVADDLAELGLAEWLENPEHRRARLLQLTPAGRAAYGEALQRKALWAQGLSEGLTPAWLAVATELLGLMTRRMGAKTR; this comes from the coding sequence ATGGAAGCATCCGCCGACGCCGTCCTGCGCCTGGTCGACGCTGTGGGCAGCGCCGCCGAACGCTTCGCCCAGCTCGAGGACAGGATGCTGGCCGACACCGGTTTCACAGGCGCGCGGATGCGGATCGCCGCGGTGCTGGCGCCGGACGCGACCCGGACCGCGCCGCAGATCGCCCGCAGCCTGGGGCTGACCCGCCAGGCGGTGCAGCGGGTGGCTGATGATCTCGCCGAGCTGGGTCTAGCCGAGTGGCTGGAGAACCCTGAGCACCGCCGCGCCCGCCTGTTGCAACTCACGCCGGCCGGGCGGGCGGCCTATGGCGAGGCCTTGCAGCGCAAGGCGCTGTGGGCCCAGGGCCTGTCGGAGGGGCTGACCCCCGCCTGGCTGGCGGTGGCGACCGAGCTGCTGGGCCTGATGACCCGGCGCATGGGGGCGAAAACGCGTTAG
- a CDS encoding helix-turn-helix domain-containing GNAT family N-acetyltransferase — translation MLPRDPVAAVRRFNRFYTRRIGALDEAHLGSPYTLAEMRVLYEVAQAPDGITPKLLATRTGMDNGYLSRVLKRFETEALLTRQTSASDRRSVSVWLTSDGIHAYNRWLGLAQGAVEGMLGPLSSVQKTKLTRAMAEIEHLLEGAAAGKIVLRGHRPGDMGWIVHRHGALYAREYGWDERFEALVARIAADFIDAFDPKRERCWIAERDGEPLGCIALVKGEAEGQAKLRLLLIEPSARGLGLGKRLVAECVAFARKTGYREITLWTQSILTAARAVYAGAGFQLVESHPDDLIAKGLISETWVLKL, via the coding sequence ATGCTGCCCAGGGACCCCGTCGCCGCCGTCCGGCGCTTCAACCGCTTCTACACCCGGCGCATCGGCGCGCTGGACGAGGCGCACCTCGGGTCGCCCTACACCCTGGCTGAGATGCGGGTGCTGTACGAGGTCGCCCAGGCGCCCGACGGGATCACGCCCAAGCTGCTGGCGACGCGGACAGGCATGGACAACGGCTATCTCAGCCGCGTGCTCAAGCGCTTCGAAACCGAGGCCCTGCTGACCCGCCAGACCTCGGCGAGCGACCGGCGCAGCGTCTCGGTATGGCTGACCTCGGACGGCATTCACGCCTACAATCGCTGGCTCGGCTTGGCCCAGGGCGCGGTGGAGGGGATGCTGGGCCCGCTGAGCAGCGTCCAGAAGACCAAGCTCACCCGGGCCATGGCCGAGATCGAGCACCTGCTCGAGGGGGCGGCCGCGGGAAAGATCGTGCTGCGTGGCCATCGCCCCGGCGACATGGGCTGGATCGTCCACCGCCATGGGGCGCTCTATGCGCGCGAGTACGGCTGGGATGAGCGGTTCGAGGCTCTGGTGGCGCGCATCGCCGCCGATTTCATCGACGCGTTCGATCCGAAGCGCGAACGCTGCTGGATCGCCGAGCGCGACGGCGAGCCGCTTGGCTGCATCGCGCTGGTGAAGGGCGAGGCCGAAGGGCAGGCCAAGCTGCGCCTGCTGCTGATCGAGCCGTCGGCGCGGGGTCTGGGGCTCGGCAAGCGGCTGGTCGCCGAGTGCGTCGCCTTCGCCCGCAAGACCGGTTACCGCGAGATCACCCTGTGGACCCAGAGCATCCTGACTGCGGCGCGCGCGGTCTATGCCGGCGCCGGATTTCAGCTGGTGGAGAGCCATCCCGACGACCTGATCGCCAAGGGCCTGATCAGCGAGACCTGGGTCCTGAAGCTCTAG
- a CDS encoding sulfatase: MRKPNFIVILADDLGYGDLGCDGGKVIRTPHLDRMAAEGVRLTDFYASANVCTPSRAGLLTGQYAIRNGLAHEVIQPADTTGLPPDALTIPKALGEDYASALIGKWHLGHVAPHWPPMVYGFDRFYGLPYSHDMKPLALYDSATSPMTESKADFAKLTEWFFAQTIAFAEQNQDKPFFVLLALTAPHIPLKPNPDDLTGSPGGAYGEVVEEIDLNVGRLLDRLKALGLDEDTMVVFTSDNGPWFEGSSGPFRDRKGGSAWDGGFRVPFIARQPGTLPAGAVSDALASNLDLLPTLCAMAGRPAVADRELDGADLSGVLKDGAASPHEEIVLFDNAKVAAVRTPRWKYVARSYYRTYDIPLDGYPLLFDMDIDPGENYSVARNFPDAAADMRARLERARAKYEPMADAFPPHVAPASAADHPD; the protein is encoded by the coding sequence ATGCGTAAACCCAACTTCATTGTCATTCTCGCCGACGATCTCGGCTATGGCGACCTCGGCTGCGACGGCGGCAAGGTGATCCGCACACCGCACCTGGACCGCATGGCGGCCGAAGGGGTCCGACTGACCGACTTCTACGCCTCGGCCAATGTCTGCACGCCCTCGCGGGCCGGCCTGCTGACCGGTCAGTACGCGATCCGCAACGGCCTGGCGCACGAGGTCATCCAGCCGGCTGACACCACCGGCCTGCCCCCGGACGCCCTGACCATCCCCAAGGCGTTGGGCGAGGACTACGCCAGCGCCCTGATCGGCAAGTGGCACCTGGGCCATGTGGCGCCGCACTGGCCGCCGATGGTCTATGGGTTCGACCGCTTTTACGGCCTGCCCTACAGCCACGACATGAAGCCGCTGGCGCTTTACGACAGCGCCACCTCGCCGATGACCGAGAGCAAGGCGGACTTCGCCAAGCTGACGGAATGGTTCTTCGCGCAGACCATCGCCTTCGCCGAGCAGAACCAGGACAAGCCGTTCTTCGTGCTGCTGGCGCTGACCGCGCCGCACATCCCGCTGAAGCCGAACCCCGACGACCTGACCGGCTCGCCCGGCGGCGCCTATGGCGAGGTGGTCGAGGAGATCGACCTCAATGTCGGGCGGCTGCTGGACAGGCTGAAGGCGCTGGGCCTCGACGAGGACACCATGGTGGTCTTCACCTCGGACAACGGGCCGTGGTTCGAGGGCTCGTCCGGCCCGTTCCGCGATCGCAAGGGCGGCTCGGCCTGGGACGGCGGCTTCCGGGTGCCGTTCATCGCCCGCCAGCCGGGGACGCTGCCGGCCGGCGCGGTCAGCGACGCGCTGGCCAGCAATCTCGACCTGCTGCCGACGCTCTGCGCCATGGCTGGCCGGCCGGCGGTCGCCGACCGCGAACTCGACGGCGCTGACCTGTCGGGCGTGCTGAAGGATGGCGCGGCCTCGCCGCACGAAGAGATCGTGCTGTTCGACAACGCCAAGGTCGCGGCGGTGCGCACGCCCCGCTGGAAGTACGTGGCGCGGTCCTACTACCGGACCTACGACATCCCGCTGGACGGTTATCCGCTGCTGTTCGACATGGATATCGACCCGGGCGAGAACTACAGCGTAGCGCGCAACTTTCCGGACGCCGCGGCGGACATGCGCGCGCGGCTGGAGAGGGCCAGAGCCAAGTACGAACCGATGGCGGACGCGTTCCCGCCGCACGTGGCGCCGGCCTCGGCGGCCGACCACCCCGACTGA
- a CDS encoding DUF6481 family protein, producing the protein MSYLKNSTFQDRATASLEAKKALLAKMKVKPTVTAEPGTDRATIKANELAELRAKREIERAERRRVQAEQDALKREIEAFNAETAELELRAAQKAARDARYAARKQRRK; encoded by the coding sequence ATGAGTTATCTTAAGAACAGCACTTTCCAAGACCGCGCGACTGCGTCCCTCGAAGCCAAGAAGGCCCTCCTGGCCAAGATGAAGGTGAAACCCACCGTCACGGCCGAACCGGGCACAGACCGCGCCACCATCAAAGCCAACGAACTGGCCGAGCTCCGCGCCAAGCGCGAGATCGAGCGCGCCGAACGTCGACGCGTTCAGGCCGAGCAGGACGCGCTCAAGCGCGAGATCGAGGCGTTCAACGCCGAGACCGCCGAGCTGGAGCTGCGCGCCGCCCAGAAGGCCGCGCGCGACGCCCGCTACGCCGCGCGCAAGCAACGCCGCAAATAG
- a CDS encoding DUF6134 family protein, with product MDSISRRTVVAMGVALFGAPRAVAADKLAFAAFRNGVRVGEHEMSFSGAADDVAVRTEVSLVVKLGPVPVYRYTHRALERWRGGRFSSLETTTDGNGKLQRVEARRGADAVVIESAGGLVKAPANAVPLTHWKAATLGSPLFNPQEGKLLRLTARRAGVEQVRLASGELISATRWSLRGESQIDNWYDQGGAWAALRGRLTDGSIMEYRRL from the coding sequence ATGGACTCGATTTCGCGCAGAACCGTTGTGGCGATGGGCGTTGCGTTGTTCGGCGCGCCGCGGGCCGTGGCGGCGGATAAGCTTGCCTTCGCGGCGTTCCGGAACGGGGTTCGGGTCGGCGAACATGAGATGAGCTTTTCCGGCGCCGCCGACGATGTCGCGGTCCGCACGGAGGTGTCGCTGGTGGTCAAGCTCGGGCCGGTTCCAGTCTATCGTTACACCCACCGGGCGCTGGAGCGCTGGCGCGGCGGCCGCTTTTCCAGTCTCGAGACGACCACCGACGGCAACGGCAAGCTGCAACGGGTGGAGGCGCGGCGCGGCGCTGACGCGGTGGTGATCGAAAGCGCGGGCGGGCTGGTCAAGGCCCCCGCGAACGCAGTGCCGCTGACCCACTGGAAAGCCGCTACGTTGGGCAGTCCGCTGTTCAACCCGCAGGAGGGCAAGCTCCTGCGGCTGACGGCCCGGCGGGCGGGCGTCGAGCAGGTCAGGCTGGCCAGTGGCGAGCTCATCTCCGCCACCCGCTGGAGCCTGCGCGGCGAGAGCCAGATCGACAACTGGTACGATCAGGGCGGCGCCTGGGCCGCCCTGCGTGGTCGTCTCACGGACGGCTCGATCATGGAGTACCGGCGGCTCTAG
- the leuB gene encoding 3-isopropylmalate dehydrogenase, whose translation MTDLLLLPGDGIGPEVTAQVRRVAEALTPDLAIEERLFGGASYDAHGLPLTDETLAAAKASKAVLMGAVGGPKWVGAPRDKRPEAGLLNLRAGMEVFANLRPALCFNALADASSLKRELVEGLDFMIVRELTGGIYFGSPRFIEELPEGGKRAVDTQVYTTAEIERVARVAFELARGRRNKVHSAEKSNVMDSGLLWREVVSDLHKREYADVELEHILADNAAMQIVKNPKQFDVMVTDNLFGDILSDAAAQLTGSLGMLPSAALGAPGKPGLYEPIHGSAPDIAGQNLANPLAAILSLEMALRWSLDRAEAADKLYAAVVKALEGGARTRDLGGSLSTVQMGDAVLAAL comes from the coding sequence ATGACCGACCTGCTCCTCCTGCCCGGCGACGGCATCGGCCCGGAAGTGACCGCGCAGGTCCGCCGCGTGGCCGAGGCCCTGACCCCGGATCTCGCCATCGAGGAGCGGCTGTTCGGCGGCGCCAGCTACGACGCCCACGGCCTGCCGCTGACCGACGAGACCCTGGCCGCCGCCAAGGCGTCGAAGGCCGTGCTGATGGGCGCGGTCGGCGGTCCCAAGTGGGTCGGCGCCCCGCGCGACAAGCGCCCCGAGGCGGGCCTGCTGAACCTGCGCGCCGGCATGGAAGTGTTCGCCAACCTGCGCCCGGCCCTGTGCTTCAACGCCCTGGCCGACGCCTCCAGCCTCAAGCGCGAGCTGGTCGAAGGCCTCGACTTCATGATCGTCCGCGAGCTGACCGGCGGCATCTATTTCGGCTCGCCGCGCTTCATCGAGGAGCTGCCGGAGGGCGGCAAGCGCGCCGTCGACACCCAGGTCTACACCACCGCCGAGATCGAGCGCGTGGCCCGCGTCGCCTTCGAGCTGGCCCGCGGCCGCCGCAACAAAGTCCACTCGGCCGAGAAGTCCAACGTCATGGATAGCGGCCTGCTGTGGCGCGAGGTCGTCTCCGACCTGCACAAGCGCGAGTATGCCGACGTCGAGCTCGAGCACATCCTGGCCGACAACGCGGCCATGCAGATCGTCAAGAATCCCAAGCAGTTCGACGTCATGGTCACCGACAACCTGTTCGGCGACATCCTCTCGGACGCCGCGGCTCAGTTGACCGGCTCGCTCGGCATGCTGCCCTCGGCCGCCCTGGGCGCGCCCGGCAAGCCCGGCCTCTATGAGCCGATCCACGGGTCGGCCCCGGACATCGCCGGCCAGAACCTGGCCAACCCGCTGGCCGCGATCCTGTCGCTGGAGATGGCCCTGCGCTGGTCGCTGGACCGCGCCGAGGCGGCCGACAAGCTCTACGCCGCCGTGGTCAAGGCGCTGGAGGGCGGGGCCCGCACCCGCGACCTGGGCGGTTCGCTCTCGACCGTGCAGATGGGCGACGCGGTGCTCGCGGCGCTCTAG
- a CDS encoding putative quinol monooxygenase has product MSLIIAGTVRVPPEVLNDFRPHMRAMLDASRAEDGCLEYSYAEDVLDPGLIRVFEAWRDQAALDAHFKTPHMATWRSHWPAFGVSDRRLFAYEIASERQL; this is encoded by the coding sequence GTGAGCCTGATCATCGCCGGCACGGTGCGGGTGCCGCCGGAGGTTCTGAACGACTTCCGGCCGCACATGCGCGCCATGCTGGACGCCAGCCGCGCCGAGGACGGCTGCCTCGAATATTCCTACGCCGAGGACGTGCTCGATCCCGGCCTGATCCGGGTGTTCGAGGCCTGGCGCGACCAGGCCGCGCTCGACGCCCACTTCAAAACGCCGCACATGGCGACCTGGCGCAGCCATTGGCCCGCCTTCGGGGTTTCCGATCGCCGGCTCTTCGCCTACGAGATCGCCTCCGAACGCCAGCTCTAG
- the leuD gene encoding 3-isopropylmalate dehydratase small subunit, translating into MQAFTRLDAKIAPLPLANIDTDQIIPKQFLKTVEREGLGRGLFYDFRFDENGKEKNDFVLNRPEYKGAGVLVAGDNFGCGSSREHAPWALMDFGISCVISTSFADIFYNNCFQNGLLPVVLKPEEVQDLMEEAKGGNHMVTVDLAAQTVVSPSGKTFSFQIDPSRKEKMLNGLDAIGETLQAAPSIDVFEGKRAISQPWLERA; encoded by the coding sequence ATGCAAGCTTTCACCCGCCTCGACGCCAAGATCGCCCCGCTGCCGCTGGCGAACATCGACACCGACCAGATCATTCCCAAGCAGTTCCTCAAGACTGTGGAGCGCGAGGGTCTGGGCCGCGGCCTGTTCTACGACTTCCGCTTCGACGAAAACGGCAAGGAAAAGAACGACTTCGTTCTGAACCGCCCGGAGTACAAAGGCGCCGGCGTGCTGGTCGCCGGCGACAATTTCGGCTGCGGTTCCTCGCGCGAGCACGCCCCCTGGGCGCTGATGGATTTCGGGATCAGCTGCGTGATCTCGACCAGCTTCGCGGACATTTTCTATAACAACTGCTTCCAGAACGGCCTGCTGCCGGTGGTCCTGAAACCCGAGGAAGTTCAGGACCTTATGGAAGAGGCCAAGGGCGGCAACCACATGGTCACGGTCGATCTTGCGGCCCAGACCGTGGTCTCGCCGTCGGGCAAGACCTTCAGCTTCCAGATCGACCCGTCCCGCAAGGAAAAGATGCTCAACGGCCTCGACGCCATCGGCGAGACTCTGCAGGCCGCGCCGTCGATCGACGTCTTCGAAGGCAAGCGGGCCATCAGCCAGCCCTGGCTGGAGCGGGCGTGA
- a CDS encoding VOC family protein — MISGLDHIALAVRDLPAAIDGYTRLLGVAPNWVGGDGGARHAWFQLPNMALDVIAPHGEGAFGDTIRAHLDAHGEGIWAIAFTTPDIDAAQTLLARRGIAGSPPRSTRSTHDDGRKRYWTTSTLDAAAVGGINILLTAPPRDGVAWPLSEPTGEAPIAQLDHVVIYTPNPDRALGVYGAKLGLDLRLDRSNPDWKVRQLFFRCADSVVEFATRLDRQVTDAPDSFGGLAWQVVDIDAAQARIASAGFDVSEVKTGRKPGTRVCTIRSGVASAPTLLISQGARP; from the coding sequence GTGATCTCTGGACTCGACCACATCGCCCTGGCGGTCCGCGATCTGCCGGCCGCCATCGACGGTTACACCCGCCTGCTCGGCGTCGCCCCCAACTGGGTCGGCGGCGACGGCGGGGCTCGGCACGCCTGGTTCCAGCTGCCCAACATGGCGCTCGACGTCATCGCCCCGCACGGCGAGGGCGCGTTCGGCGACACCATCCGCGCCCATCTCGACGCCCACGGCGAGGGGATCTGGGCGATCGCCTTCACCACCCCGGACATCGACGCGGCCCAGACCCTGCTGGCCCGCCGCGGGATCGCCGGCTCGCCGCCGCGTTCGACGCGCTCGACCCACGACGACGGCCGCAAGCGCTACTGGACGACCAGCACCCTGGACGCCGCCGCGGTGGGCGGGATCAACATCCTGCTCACCGCCCCGCCGCGCGACGGGGTCGCCTGGCCGCTGTCGGAGCCGACCGGCGAGGCGCCGATCGCCCAACTCGACCACGTGGTGATCTACACCCCCAACCCGGACCGGGCGCTGGGCGTCTACGGCGCCAAGCTCGGGCTCGACCTGCGCCTCGACCGCTCCAACCCCGATTGGAAGGTTCGGCAGCTATTCTTCCGCTGCGCCGATAGCGTCGTGGAGTTCGCCACGCGCCTCGATCGGCAGGTAACCGACGCGCCCGACAGCTTCGGAGGCCTTGCCTGGCAAGTGGTCGACATCGACGCCGCCCAGGCCCGCATCGCTTCGGCAGGTTTCGACGTCTCCGAGGTGAAAACCGGCCGAAAGCCCGGCACTCGCGTCTGCACGATACGATCAGGAGTTGCGTCCGCCCCGACCCTCCTCATCTCGCAGGGCGCCCGCCCGTGA
- the leuC gene encoding 3-isopropylmalate dehydratase large subunit → MVGKTLYDKIWDAHVVEEQDGETILYIDLHLIHEVTTPQAFAGLRANHRPVRRPDRTLAVADHNIPTEGQAKGVAAVADDEARLQLQTLERNVKDNGIEFFPMGDVRNGIVHVVGPEQGRTQPGMTIVCGDSHTSTHGAFGALAHGIGTSEVEHVLATQTLRQKKAKNMRVTVDGTLAPGVGAKDIALAIIGEIGTAGGTGYVIEYAGEAIRALSMEGRMTLCNLTIEGGARAGLVAPDQTTFDYMAGRPAAPKGGAWEMAMGYWKTLFTDADATFDREVVIDGGQIAPLVTWGTSPEDVIAVTDVAPDPDSFATPDKRASAARALEYMGLAAGQPIQDAKIDVVFIGSCTNSRIEDLREAAKVVQHAFVHGRIVADHVRAMVVPGSGLVKAQAEEEGLDAIFKAAGFDWREPGCSMCLGMNPDRLTPGQRCASTSNRNFEGRQGRGGRTHLMSPAMAAAAAIAGHIADVRDFM, encoded by the coding sequence ATGGTTGGAAAGACGCTTTACGATAAGATCTGGGACGCTCACGTCGTCGAGGAACAAGACGGCGAGACGATCCTCTATATCGACCTGCACCTCATCCACGAGGTCACCACGCCGCAGGCCTTCGCCGGCCTTCGCGCCAATCATCGGCCGGTGCGCCGTCCGGACCGCACGCTCGCGGTCGCCGACCACAACATCCCGACCGAGGGCCAGGCCAAGGGCGTCGCCGCCGTGGCCGACGACGAGGCGCGCCTGCAGCTGCAGACGCTCGAGCGCAACGTCAAGGACAACGGCATCGAGTTCTTCCCGATGGGCGACGTGCGCAACGGCATCGTCCACGTGGTCGGCCCCGAGCAGGGCCGCACGCAGCCGGGCATGACCATCGTCTGCGGCGACAGCCACACCTCGACCCACGGCGCGTTCGGCGCCCTGGCGCACGGCATCGGCACCTCGGAAGTCGAGCACGTGCTGGCCACCCAGACGCTTCGCCAGAAGAAGGCGAAGAACATGCGCGTCACCGTCGACGGGACCCTGGCGCCCGGCGTCGGGGCCAAGGACATCGCGCTGGCCATCATCGGCGAGATCGGCACCGCCGGCGGCACCGGCTACGTCATCGAGTATGCGGGCGAGGCGATCCGCGCCCTGTCGATGGAAGGCCGCATGACCCTGTGCAACCTGACCATCGAGGGCGGCGCCCGCGCCGGCCTGGTCGCGCCCGACCAGACGACCTTCGACTACATGGCCGGCCGGCCGGCCGCGCCGAAGGGCGGGGCCTGGGAAATGGCCATGGGCTACTGGAAGACGCTGTTCACCGACGCGGACGCGACGTTCGACCGCGAGGTGGTCATCGACGGCGGCCAGATCGCCCCGCTCGTCACCTGGGGCACGTCGCCTGAGGACGTCATCGCCGTCACCGACGTCGCGCCGGATCCGGACAGCTTCGCGACCCCGGACAAGCGCGCCTCGGCCGCCCGCGCCCTCGAATATATGGGCCTGGCCGCCGGCCAGCCGATTCAGGACGCCAAGATCGACGTCGTGTTCATCGGCTCGTGCACCAACAGCCGCATCGAGGACCTGCGCGAGGCGGCCAAGGTCGTCCAGCACGCCTTCGTCCACGGCCGGATCGTCGCCGACCACGTCCGGGCCATGGTCGTTCCGGGCTCCGGCCTGGTGAAGGCCCAGGCCGAGGAAGAAGGGCTCGACGCCATCTTCAAGGCCGCCGGCTTCGACTGGCGTGAGCCGGGCTGTTCGATGTGCCTGGGCATGAACCCTGACCGGCTCACCCCCGGCCAGCGTTGCGCCTCGACCTCCAACCGCAATTTCGAGGGCCGGCAAGGCCGCGGCGGGCGGACCCACTTGATGAGCCCGGCCATGGCCGCCGCCGCCGCCATCGCCGGCCACATCGCCGACGTCAGGGATTTCATGTGA
- a CDS encoding LysR family transcriptional regulator: MANADWDLFQSLHAVLQAGSLSAAAKARGLTQPTLGRHIEALEQKLGAPLFLRSPRGLTPTDLARQLESHLAEMHAAAAAALRDASGSAEQLKGAIRITASQIMGAEVLPPILGAFRREHPEIDLELVLSNRAEDLSRRDADIAVRMVRPTQGALVARKVGTIGVGFYASPDYIACFGAPQTLEELTAHTVVGFDRETPALQALADLELPWAVSRELFAFRSDNDLAQIAAIRAGVGVGACQHQIARRYGLTPLLSNAFGFELEVWIAMHENLKGHRRMRLMFDHLVAGFQAFIAEGRGA; the protein is encoded by the coding sequence ATGGCGAACGCCGATTGGGATCTGTTCCAGAGCCTGCATGCCGTGCTCCAGGCCGGCAGCCTGTCGGCGGCGGCGAAGGCCCGTGGCCTGACCCAGCCGACCCTGGGCCGCCACATCGAGGCGCTGGAGCAGAAGCTGGGCGCGCCGCTGTTCCTGCGCTCGCCCCGCGGCCTCACCCCCACCGACCTCGCCCGGCAGCTGGAAAGCCACCTGGCCGAGATGCACGCTGCGGCCGCTGCGGCGCTGCGCGACGCCTCCGGGTCGGCCGAACAGCTCAAGGGCGCGATCCGCATCACCGCCAGCCAGATCATGGGCGCCGAGGTGCTGCCGCCGATCCTCGGCGCGTTCCGCCGCGAGCACCCGGAGATCGACCTCGAGCTGGTGCTGTCGAACCGGGCCGAGGACCTCTCGCGCCGCGACGCCGACATCGCCGTGCGCATGGTCCGGCCGACCCAGGGGGCGCTGGTGGCCCGCAAGGTCGGGACGATCGGGGTCGGGTTCTATGCTTCGCCCGACTACATCGCCTGCTTCGGCGCGCCGCAGACCCTGGAGGAGCTGACCGCGCACACAGTGGTCGGGTTCGACCGCGAGACTCCGGCGCTGCAGGCCCTGGCCGACCTGGAGCTGCCCTGGGCGGTCAGCCGCGAGCTGTTCGCCTTCCGCTCGGACAACGACCTGGCGCAGATCGCCGCGATCCGCGCCGGGGTCGGGGTCGGGGCCTGCCAGCACCAGATCGCCCGCCGCTACGGCCTCACGCCGCTGCTGAGCAACGCCTTCGGGTTCGAGCTGGAGGTCTGGATCGCCATGCACGAGAACCTCAAGGGCCACCGGCGCATGCGGCTGATGTTCGATCATCTGGTGGCGGGGTTCCAGGCGTTCATCGCCGAAGGCCGCGGGGCATAG